Part of the Pedosphaera parvula Ellin514 genome is shown below.
TTCGAGCGCCTCGTGATGATTTTCAGCCTGCTGCTGGTGGTTGTGGTGGCCCAAGCCACTACCGTAACCCGCGGGCCGTACCTGCAAATGGGGACATCGAGCGGAATAATAGTTCGCTGGCGTACGGATGCCACTAACGAGAGCAGCGTGATTTACGGCACTAATCTCGCAGCGCTCAATTTCACAAACGCTGACTCAACGCCAACAACCGAGCACGAAGTCAAGCTCACCGGTTTGTCTCCCGATACGCGGTATTACTACGCGATTGGCGATGCGATCGGAGTCCTGGCGGGAAATGATACAAATACTTTTTTTGTAACGGCGCCGCTCGCCGGAGTGGCGCGGCCGACGCGCATTTGGGTGATTGGCGATGGAGGTTGGGCCAACGGGGATCAGGCGGCAGTGCGGGAGGCCTACTACAATTTTACCGGTACGAACCATACGCATCTTTGGCTGCTGTTGGGAGACAATGCCTATTACACCGGCACCGATGCGGAGTACCAGAGCGCCGTATTTGACTCGTATAACAGTATGTTGCGAAAATCCGTGGTTTGGCCCACCTTGGGAAATCACGATTCCGCCTTCTCCACCGAATTTACCACCAACTATCCTTACTTCTCGATCTTCACCCTTCCAGCCAATGGGGAAGCTGGGGGCGTTGCTTCCGGCACAGAACATTATTACTCATACGATTATGGGAATATCCATTTCGTTTGTCTTGATTCCATGACAGCCGATCGTTCATCGAATGGAGCGATGGCCAATTGGTTGAGGACTGATCTGGCGGCGAACACCAACACCTGGCTCATAGCCTTTTGGCATCATCCACCTTATACGAAGGGATCGCATGATTCTGATACTGAAATTGAACTGATGCAGATGCGGCAGAATTTTGTGCCCATCCTGGAGGATGCGGGTGTGGATTTGATTCTGTCGGGACACAGCCATGATTATGAGCGGTCCTATTTCATGGACGGCAATTACGGGCCATCCTCTGCCCTCAACACCAATACCATGTTCATCAATGGCGGTAGCGGTCGCGAGACGAACGGTGTCGGTGCCTACATGAAACTTGAGGGTGGTCCGATTGGACATCAAGGGGCCGTGTATGTGGTGGCAGGATGTTCAAGTTCCATGGAGGGAGGGCCGTTGAACCATAATGCAATGTATGTTTCGTTGAATTCGTTGGGCTCGGTCGTGATTGACGTTGCCAGCAACCGTTTGGACGCGCTCTTTCTGAGGGAGACGGGGGAAACGAATGATTGGTTTAGCATTGTGAAGGACAGTTACGGTCCCCTGGCAGGCAATCTGGTGGTTCGCGCTGATTCCTCAACGAATTTGTTATTCCAGGCGGGAAACACCAATCAACATGGTTCGTGGTATGCGTTAACCAGCGCGCCCACCAACGGGTTGATAAGAAACTTCAACCCTCCGACAGGGACGTTCACTTATACCCCCGTGCGCGGATCAACCAACGGCGACTCGTT
Proteins encoded:
- a CDS encoding metallophosphoesterase, whose translation is MPMYAKSKNFERLVMIFSLLLVVVVAQATTVTRGPYLQMGTSSGIIVRWRTDATNESSVIYGTNLAALNFTNADSTPTTEHEVKLTGLSPDTRYYYAIGDAIGVLAGNDTNTFFVTAPLAGVARPTRIWVIGDGGWANGDQAAVREAYYNFTGTNHTHLWLLLGDNAYYTGTDAEYQSAVFDSYNSMLRKSVVWPTLGNHDSAFSTEFTTNYPYFSIFTLPANGEAGGVASGTEHYYSYDYGNIHFVCLDSMTADRSSNGAMANWLRTDLAANTNTWLIAFWHHPPYTKGSHDSDTEIELMQMRQNFVPILEDAGVDLILSGHSHDYERSYFMDGNYGPSSALNTNTMFINGGSGRETNGVGAYMKLEGGPIGHQGAVYVVAGCSSSMEGGPLNHNAMYVSLNSLGSVVIDVASNRLDALFLRETGETNDWFSIVKDSYGPLAGNLVVRADSSTNLLFQAGNTNQHGSWYALTSAPTNGLIRNFNPPTGTFTYTPVRGSTNGDSFQFAVTDGQTSSPPALVNIAVQSLSDTNHNGMDDAWERLYGVSDPNGDPDQDGMTNLQEYLAGTNPQDGNSWLRVGKIVGDASQHMILTWPSIGGVRYRVLYSNGDANGNFNGTFVPIVRSVESEMAAGAVGSPSSLSFTDDFSLTGASVNGKRFYRIQVVR